In a single window of the Candidatus Poribacteria bacterium genome:
- a CDS encoding cytochrome P460 family protein codes for MKMYTRNLLALLAITLLFTACASEKQLEEIIEQSEEETTNWEESTHPEEPVVALPGLPDDVAGYTQWLKLNAEPIPPQGGGDPHNGTKNVYVNQTRDTIAPNGTQQFPYPDGSIVVKDATRPGKDYIGLIAIMRKKAGTDPDHNDWEFTEYLRDAPDTEFSLKFQGRICWGCHAQVEDIDYVFTELE; via the coding sequence ATGAAAATGTACACACGAAACCTACTGGCTCTACTGGCGATAACACTACTCTTCACCGCCTGTGCCAGCGAAAAACAACTCGAAGAAATCATTGAACAATCCGAAGAAGAAACCACGAATTGGGAAGAATCTACCCACCCCGAAGAACCGGTAGTAGCACTCCCCGGTTTGCCCGATGATGTGGCAGGTTACACACAATGGCTTAAATTGAACGCAGAACCTATCCCTCCGCAGGGTGGCGGTGACCCACACAACGGGACAAAAAACGTTTACGTTAATCAAACACGAGACACCATTGCACCGAACGGGACCCAGCAGTTCCCATATCCGGATGGAAGTATCGTCGTAAAAGATGCAACTCGTCCAGGTAAGGATTATATCGGGCTTATCGCAATTATGCGGAAAAAGGCAGGCACTGACCCCGATCACAATGATTGGGAGTTCACTGAATACCTTCGAGACGCGCCAGACACTGAGTTCAGCCTCAAATTTCAAGGGCGTATCTGTTGGGGATGCCATGCCCAAGTCGAAGACATCGATTACGTTTTCACTGAACTTGAGTAA